One segment of Synergistaceae bacterium DNA contains the following:
- a CDS encoding argininosuccinate synthase has product MVSANKKGKVVLAYSGGLDTSVAVVWLSEQGYDVVTMTADVGQKVIDLEAAKSKALHSGAVKAYIFDLKKTFIENFVWPSLKANGMYQGTYPLTSALSRPLIAKTLVDIANKEGAVAVAHGCTGKGQDQVRIEVCANALNPKLEVLAPVRDWHFSREAEMQYAIDHGIPVKATAASPYSIDENLWGRSIECGLLEDPWNEPPEDAYEVTQNPLTAPETPDYVEITFEKGLPVALNGEKLEGVKLVLMLNELAGKHGVGRVDMVEDRLVGFKSREVYECPAPIVLLTAHRALETMVLDKRVLATKKELEIKFGELTYEGYWYSPLKNCIDAFVNETQQYVNGTVKVRLHKGMAVVRGMKAGRSIYKHDLATYSEGDAFDHSAAVGFIKIWGLPIKTWTSTFPSQDKTELPIEV; this is encoded by the coding sequence ATGGTAAGCGCGAACAAAAAGGGCAAAGTTGTCCTTGCGTACAGCGGAGGGTTGGATACATCCGTGGCAGTGGTCTGGCTTTCGGAGCAGGGTTACGATGTCGTCACCATGACGGCGGATGTGGGGCAAAAAGTCATCGACTTGGAGGCGGCGAAAAGTAAGGCATTACACAGCGGAGCGGTAAAAGCCTACATTTTCGACCTGAAGAAAACCTTCATAGAAAACTTCGTTTGGCCCTCCCTCAAAGCCAACGGCATGTATCAAGGAACGTATCCCCTAACGTCGGCCCTGTCTCGTCCGCTGATCGCCAAGACCTTGGTTGACATCGCTAACAAAGAAGGCGCTGTAGCGGTGGCTCACGGTTGTACGGGTAAGGGGCAGGATCAGGTGCGCATAGAGGTTTGCGCCAACGCGCTGAACCCCAAGCTGGAAGTATTGGCGCCGGTTCGTGATTGGCACTTCAGCCGAGAGGCGGAAATGCAATACGCCATCGACCACGGCATTCCCGTGAAGGCGACGGCGGCCTCGCCTTATAGCATCGATGAAAACCTCTGGGGACGTTCTATTGAGTGCGGCCTCTTGGAGGATCCTTGGAACGAGCCGCCAGAGGACGCCTACGAGGTGACCCAGAATCCTCTGACCGCGCCGGAAACTCCCGACTATGTGGAGATTACATTTGAAAAGGGTTTACCCGTGGCGTTGAACGGTGAGAAGCTGGAAGGTGTGAAGTTGGTCCTTATGCTGAACGAGCTAGCCGGGAAGCACGGGGTTGGCCGAGTGGACATGGTGGAGGACCGGCTGGTGGGTTTCAAGAGCCGCGAGGTTTATGAGTGTCCTGCCCCCATCGTTTTACTCACCGCTCACCGAGCCCTTGAGACGATGGTTCTGGATAAGCGCGTCCTGGCCACGAAAAAAGAGCTGGAGATCAAGTTCGGAGAGCTAACTTATGAGGGATACTGGTACTCGCCTCTTAAAAACTGCATTGACGCTTTTGTCAACGAGACTCAGCAGTACGTCAATGGCACAGTCAAGGTGCGGCTCCATAAGGGTATGGCCGTAGTACGCGGGATGAAAGCGGGTAGGAGCATTTATAAGCACGATTTGGCCACTTACTCCGAGGGTGACGCCTTTGACCACTCCGCCGCCGTTGGCTTCATCAAGATCTGGGGCCTCCCCATCAAGACCTGGACCTCCACTTTCCCCTCTCAGGACAAAACCGAGTTGCCGATTGAGGTGTGA
- a CDS encoding LemA family protein, which translates to MMGVWIALGIAALIVIYVIGVYNGLVVARNRVDEALSDIDTLLKRRYDLIPNLVETVKGYAKHESETLERVIQARNSAISAQGGGLTDRASKENELSGALKSIFALSEAYPDLKANQNFMELQGELASTENKLQASRRFYNSMVLSYNNKIQMFPNSIIAARFVFTRRDFFELDAAEAEAAKKAPQIKF; encoded by the coding sequence ATGATGGGAGTATGGATTGCGCTGGGTATAGCGGCGCTTATAGTGATTTACGTCATCGGCGTTTACAATGGTCTGGTCGTCGCGCGCAACCGTGTTGACGAGGCTTTGAGTGATATCGACACTCTTTTGAAGCGCCGCTACGACCTAATTCCGAATTTAGTAGAGACCGTCAAAGGTTACGCGAAACACGAAAGTGAGACGCTGGAGCGAGTCATTCAGGCGCGAAATTCGGCGATCTCGGCTCAAGGAGGCGGCCTGACCGACAGGGCATCGAAAGAAAACGAGCTTTCGGGCGCTTTGAAGAGCATCTTCGCTCTGTCCGAGGCTTATCCAGATTTGAAAGCCAACCAGAACTTCATGGAACTCCAGGGCGAACTCGCGAGCACGGAGAATAAACTACAGGCAAGCCGCCGCTTCTACAACTCGATGGTTCTGTCTTACAACAACAAGATACAGATGTTCCCGAACTCGATCATCGCCGCGAGGTTCGTGTTTACCCGGCGCGACTTTTTCGAACTCGACGCCGCGGAGGCCGAAGCCGCGAAGAAAGCGCCTCAGATAAAATTCTAG